In Camelus ferus isolate YT-003-E chromosome 21, BCGSAC_Cfer_1.0, whole genome shotgun sequence, the DNA window GCTTCATTTTCCCCAAAGCAGAGCAGTTAAGGAAACCTGATTTTtaagggagaggaagcagggccTCTGACACACACCTCTTCTGTTAGTAGGATGATTAGAATGCTGCGCCATCTGAACACCAACAGGTGTGGTGCCTGGGAAAGAATCATAGATAGCATCACGTGATCAACAACCCACGCTATTATTTCCCTACTAACAATTTCATAAGTTCTCTCCAGCAGATCTCAGGCTTTTCCAATTTGGGGACGAAAAAGTGTCAAAGGGGATATTCCATTTAAGGTCAAATGTAAGTAACTGTTCTTGAATTGTTCGTATTCTCATGGTCCCATCACTATTTTGGAAAAAGTTGTTTCTATTAGTATTGCATCCTTTTTTCTGGCAAAATAGTACTTTAACCATGTCCAAACCTTAAAAATCTCCTACAAACCGGcaaattctctgttttctctcctcgTTTTAAATTTCTGCTGCGTTAGCCCTTTCCTGCCCTGtatggtaatttaaaaactctGACTCCCCAACATCTCTAATGGATCAGCAAGCACATCGgatgaggagggcaggggagggaatgggcgtggaaaaagaaaatctgagagcACTACAGGAAATACTTGAGAAAATGTTTTAGCAAGGGTAACTAGGGAAAAAGTAAGCCATCAACCTCCGGTACCGCTCACAGCCTCAGCAGAAAGCATCTGCTTAAGAAACGAAAGGTCCAAGCACAGCAGCGAGTCAGAAGCAATAAACCACAACTCCCAGCGTGCCCAAAAAGACAGTTTACCGCCCAGCCCGGCCCGATCGGACTACAACTCCCATTTCACCCCGCGTCAAACCGGTCAGGTCTTCCCTCAACCGCCGGTTGAAGTCCCGCCCCTCTATTCCTTCCCGTTGCTAAGGCTGGAACGAAAGCTGTGGATACAAGCTTTTCTTGACCTTCGCGGCCCAAGAGGAGCCGAGACACAGTAGTTTAGTGATCTCACCTGCGGTGTTAATCGAAAGCCTCACACCCAGCACCCACCCTCGTAGTTGATACACATGCGCAGTGGCGTGCCGGCCAACTGCCGGAACTTTGGCGCTTGCGCTGAGGTTCGCGCCGCACGCGGCCGGGAGCGGCCACCCTATTGCGCAAGCGCCTGTGCCCTCGCCTTTCCACGATCGTGCTCTCTCTATCTAGCTTGCCCTGCCGTTCTTGCGTAGAGGGCGGGGCTAAGGATGTTAATTGGCCTGTTTTCGTGTCGGTCAGTGAGATGGGTGCGGTGATTGGTGGCGACCCGGAGGGTAGCGGGTTTAGGTGTAAGCCCTAAGGAGGTAGCGTTTTCTGGGcttctctctggttctctctctccaGAAGGTTCTGCCGGTTCCCCCAGCTCTGGGTACCCGGCTCTGCATCGCGCCGCCATGATGGGCCATCGTCCGGTGCTCGTGCTTAGTGAGTTGTGGGAAAGCCGGGGAAGGGACCCCCTTTTCGCCCCTACCTTTCCGCACTTTAccgccctgccccagcccatTCCTGCCCTGGGCCAGCCACTGAGCCTTCCAGTCTTTCATTTCGGAGGCTGCTGCTCCCGCTTTCTTCTCTTCCCGTAACCCATTCTCCTGTCTTCACAGACGCAAACTCACCTTCCTGTCGCCGAGCCTCTTGTCTTTTCCGGCACTGGCCTCGGGAAGGTGCTTACCACTCGGCTTTCCGTTCTTCACCCGCAACCCCCGCCCCTGCACCCTTCCTGGAGCGATTTTAAGCATGTAGCTGAATGAatagtggttttttgtttggcCTAGCTTTATAACCTTAATCCATTCCTTATTAGCGGTGTGGCCTCGTCCAAATTGCTTGATTGGAACGTTTCCGTATTTATTATTGGAGTTAAGTGTATTTCCTATTTGTGAGGGATTATGAGGCTTAAATGAGTTAAGTGGGTGAAACTTCAAAAGAGGGTCTGGACAAACAGCGAGTGGTATCCTTGGTcacttttcttttcagtaacgGCCCACTTGAATTTCCTTTCAGCAATCCCTGTTCCTGAAGTAACCTTATGTCCCTCATCGGTTTGTCTGAGATGTAATTACTCCCTCGGTGTCTCCTCCGTCGTAATCTTTCCCACTTACCAACGGAGTTTTCCCAGATTTCTTAACTGGTTGTCTTTACCTGTCAGGAACAGCTCAGATTTCTTAGTAATGAGTCCCATTTCTGTTGTCTTCTGGTATGTTTCCATTCTGTGTAACTTCTGTACCTCATCTTCAAGAGCACCTGAGAGGGCTTTGTCCCTCCCTTACCATTCTGTACACAGAATGCTGTTCAGAGATTTCACCTATTTTCTCTGTacgtgaaaaataatttttcagaaaaaattcacttaacccagaaaaaaaaactattctttctgATTAATCTATCAGAAAGGTCCATTCAGGAAGTTACCACTGCCTGAAGTAGGACTCAAAATCCTAAGAGTTGTGAGCTTTCAGATTTGATGGGACTGGATTGAAACATTTACAGCAAATTGTAGGGGAAGTATAATTTGGAGAAGGGAGTGAAATAAACATTATATTGGTTCAATTATAACCATTGGTTTGTCTCCCAGGGAGTAGGCCCTGGGCTGAGTGGTGCATTATGAGCCCTTTTGAGGTTCAGGTCTGCATCCCTGGCATTAGTGGCTATAACCGATTAGGCTTCCTATTAAAATACGTAGTCGGCTTTTACTGATGGTAAATGAGTTACTGAGGCATTCTGATTATATATCCAAGCATGGAGTGACTATCTTGCAAACCAAGACGCTTTTGAGTGTGTGTTCTCATTCCACAGAACACTGGGGGATTCGGGGAGCTCTATCAGTAACTATGCTGGGACTGTCAGTACGATTCCCCATTTCCAAGTATGAGAATACGAACCCCCAAACTCTCCCTTTTTATATGAAGCAGTAATTGATGCTTTTTTAGGATCACCAGCGCTTTGAGAATCTGATGGATGTCAGGTTATGAATCCTCACTGTAAATATGTGACTGGTTAGAGGGAAAGTGATGATCAGGATACCAAAGTTGAAGTTTTATAGATTGTTTCTTAGTATTCCAAGGGTTGAAGTAAATAAAGAAGTAGCCATAAGTACATACATTTactgttttaacagttttttttgaGGTAGTCAGCTAGACTGAAAATAAGCTGCACGTATTTAAAGAGTACAATTTGATAAGCTTTGGTCGATGTATGCATCTGTGAAACCTgggtgtgtttttattttgccaagaTTGAGAAATAAGTAGCTTATATACAATGGGCAATCCTGGGGtgttgccttttgtttttatctattttaggCCAGAACACAAAGCGTGAATCTGGAAGAAAAGTTCAGTCTGGAAACATCAATGCCGCCAAGGTAGCATatcttttaagttgtttttagTAGTTTGCCTCCGTGGTATTTCTGAATTTGCAATTTGGCAGAGGAAAATTTGACTTCCCTTTCTTCAGGACATTTCCCTCTTGGTGGTATGGAGGAGGAAGCCTTCCGTCTCTGAGCTAGGCCTAGTGGTCTTCTCACGTTAACTTGTGCATATTCTGTTGCCGTATATTGTTCTATAGTAATTGTATTTGTGTCTGTCATACTAGACTGAGTTACTTGAAGGGAAAAACTATATTAATTCCCTTTTGTATTCTAGTATTCGCTGTAGGTCCTAgataggtattcagtaaatatctttcaaatgaaagaatgaactaGCCCTAGATCTAATTTAGCATAGTGTGGAGGCCACTGTCATGATGATAAATACTAAGGTGTGGACTTTCCCAGGACTGCTGGGAAACTTAAGCTTTGGGAGGCatgtccccctttttttttcttgtgaaaagGTATTTCTTTCCTCATCCAAAAGACATTCCCAAAGGGGTAAAACAACAGAATCTAGCCACATGGCATGCTACATTTAAAGTGGTTGCCAACTATATTTTAGAAGTGTCTGTTAAAACACTGGCTTTGTGGGTTAGTCATGCCACTTCTCTTAATACACTCACCATCTGATTTGTGCTTACAtgtcttatattttctttccaataGACTATTGCAGATATCATCCGAACATGTTTGGGACCCAAGTCCATGATGAAGGTAGGCTTATCTCTTACTGAAACTTTGATTACagattttccctttctgtttttggGGACATTTAGGTATAACTTTTGCTTTTGTCATAGATGCTTTTGGACCCAATGGGAGGTATTGTGATGACCAATGATGGCAATGCCATTCTTCGAGAGGTATGACTTCATTTTGCCTTCTAACATTTCATAAAGAACCCTTAAAGAGATAATATAAGTAATTAGTTTCTttgggctgctgtagcaaattaccacaaactgggtgacttgaaacaacaaaaacttactCTCATGGGCCAAAGCCTGGCGGtccaaaaatcaaggtgtcagcagtgcCATGCTCCTTCtaaaggctctggggaagaattcttccttttctagcttctgatgGTTGACCACGATCCtcggcattccttggcttataaaCTCTCCTTCTCAGTTGTCATACGGCATTCTCCTGTGTGTCTCATAAGGATTTAGGGCCTACCCTAATTACCccatgacttcatcttaacttgattacatctgcaaagaccctgtttccaaatacagtcacattcacAGTTTTCAGGGTGTGGGACTCAACATGTCCTTTcagaggacacagttcaaccaCAACAGTGGTGCTCCTAGTAAATAAGTTGAAAGATACTGTTCTGTTTTCAAGAAACTTTAATAGTTAAGTCGTCATAAAgcatttttccccaaaaagaaGGAGACTTGGAAAGGTGGTTTACTTAGATAATTTGCAAGGCCACTTTTAATCTTTCCATCTGTGgtaaaacagtaaaagaaaagtGCGTTGGTGAAAGCAGGAAGCTCAAGAGTTAGGACCAAGCAGAATGGGTTAAGAGGTCTTTGAGTAGTGTTGATTCAACGgcaatcacatttttcttttcagattcaagtGCAGCATCCAGCAGCCAAGTCCATGATTGAAATTAGCCGGACGCAGGATGAAGAGGTTGGAGATGGGACCACATCAGTAATTATTCTTGGTAAGAGGACAGCGGGAGGTTGATAGGGAAAATTGGATTGAAAGGTTAAGATTTTTGCCAGAATTAATGTCTGTGtcatattttaagaagaaaattttcaccagttcattaattataaatatttaaataacttgttGCTAATTTTCTATGTATTCTCTCCAACTGAGTAAAAAATAGTTCATCGTAGTATAGGATAAGCATTGCAAATCTGGTTGAATAAAAACAGTCTGTTCTAGTTATTCACAATAGGTTATGTAAGTCACCACAAACAGTGAATTACCAAATACCAAAACATCACTCCTTGGGAAagtacagggttaggttccttaGAACCTCTGGTCACATACTTATCAACTCATAAATACATaccttattttatgttttgtttgacaccttatttaatatatattgttgattcattaacattgaactcatggccaaTAGCACTATAGCTAATGTTGGAATAAAGGTTATGTaataagttattttctttataaggcacatcacagccttcttgcactTAGGAAAACTAGATAGTACTTTAGGGCTACATTTAGGCCTTTTTAAACAGTATATCACcaacaaaatgcacaaaaatgtGGAAAACGTGCCACTAAATGTACCACATAAAGGATAGTTGTCTACAggatgagagctgaaacaaggcAGAGCATTACCTTTTTCAGTCTGACCTGGGAATGTATGTACTGGGTAGCTTAAATTTTTTATCTCTGCACATGTCTGTGAATGACCATGAAAGTGCAGCAGACACTGATTTTGAGGTTATAAATTTTAGTGAGTAGCCAAATAGACAAATATTGAATCTTTAAAACGAGTCTTGGCTATGTAAGTTTTAATAGCTAATCTTTCTACTTCCTGTAGGATCATAAAAGATCACTTTTGAAAATTCAGCATACTGCCTTTGTTGTATAAAGTTTAAGTTGATTATGGAGTTTTTATAATAGcattcatttttcaagaaatCTGTAGCAACATGTTTTTAAGAATTGAGAAAAAACTTAAATTAGAGGATGCCAATTTATAGTGTTGGCCCACTTGCCTAAAAAGAGTCTTTACaacaaaattattcataatatgaACTTTTTcaaaggtaatattttaaaattatttttagaatttatttgtaGTAGTCCATTTTGAAAATGGTGAGTTGCATGGACATTGGCTTGAGTTGCTACCAGCTAATCACATCTTCAGATCCAGTTCTTTTGTGGCTTCAGAATTAATTACATATGGCTAGTTCTGTACTTTGAAGAGAAACTTAGGATGAAAGAGGGAGGTAAAACTTCATATGCTTTCTCACTTTTTTGGATAGAAGATGAGCTTTAGATTATCAGGCAGAATTTTCTAGCTGGTAATCTGAGTTGAATCTCCTGGGAGGTATTAGGTAGGTTAAGTATCCATGAGTTAAGTGTCTTAGAGgtagcttttaaaaaagcaaaacttgaccATTCCTAAAGATATCTTCCTTCTATGTTACTGTTCTTTAACAAGGCATAGCCTTTTCTAAGTTAACTTACTAGagcatctttttaaatatttgattatctTTCTTTTAGAGACTAGCttttgtgtgtatctgtgtattactgtgtgtgtgtgtgtgtgtgtgtgtgtgtgtgtgtgtgtgtgtgtgtgtgtgtgtgtgtgttagaaagTAGgacagcttttaaaagaaaagaagattttaCCAGTAATCCCTCTTCCAGAGGGTAAATTTTTATGGGTTTTCTTCCAGGTATaaggttttgtgtgttttttgatTTTAGTACCAGCAGTTTTACTACACCCTAGGtgttgaaataataataagcaagtcagatttcttttgtgtatttttctgtttcagagtctttgggaaaatgtttattttttgtttagaaAACTGATAACTTTTTAGTTAGATCACAAGAATAAACTCTAGGATCAATctttgatcatttaaaatatatctgatgaggctgttttctttctgaattggCTTGTACAAAGGATAAAATTTGGAATAGTATTGGCATATTTTTTGGGAGAAAAAACTACTTTAGAAAAAAACAGGTATTTTTAGAAGCATAATGAAATTACCTTGATATCCAGCTAGGTACTTGTCATAATGTTATGGTATATGTATCCTTTTCCAGCGGGGGAGATGCTGTCTGTGGCTGAGCACTTTCTAGAGCAGCAGATGCACCCAACAGTGGTGATCAGTGCTTACCGCAAGGCATTGGACGACATGATTAGCACCCTTAAGAAAATAAGGTATTGGGGGTGGGGACCAAAAGTGGGTAGTGTCAAATATGGGAGGCCTGGAACACTGCTCTGTTATTGGGTGGCAAAAGAAGGCCAGGCACATTACACACAGTAGTTTACAGCCTGGTGTTGTTTTGtgagaaggagaaacaaagaggAGCACACAATGAAGGGAAGGAcaagagagataaataaaaatgtttggaaaacgGCAAAGGATATAAAGCAGGCAAATAAAAGGAGCTCGGTTcagttcttcaaaatatattttggttaCAGTCTGCTATTTTCCACGTTAGACACTGCCGTGGGAAATGTGTAGTAAGTAAAATAGAGCTGCCCTCCGAAGTTTTAGATTCTGGTtctatttttagagaaataaattaagGAGTTAGATAATTATTTATTCAGGACTTATATTAAAATACCCTACCATCATGTATGATCACAGCTAATTCAGTCAGTACCCTAACGTGCTGTGAAGGATGGTAGCCAGCAGTTTTCCATTAAAATCAAAAGGACTGGGAACTAGATTCCCCTAGTTCTGCCTATTGGCCCACTGTTCTGGTCATCAGGATATAGATGAAGGATTTCCTTAAATATCCAAGATCCCTCTGAGcatattattcattttctcttttctccagtaCCCCTGTCGACACCAGTAATCGAGATATGATGCTGAACATCATCAACAGCTCCATTACTACCAAAGTACTCAGTCGGTGGTCTTCTTTGGCTTGCAACATTGCCCTGGATGCTGTCAAAACTGTACAGTTTGAAGAGAATGGTCGGAAAGAGATTGACATCAAGAAATATGCGAGGGTGGAAAAGGTAAACTCTTCAAGTGTGTGATTTGGAGACACATTATTTCCTAGCATGAGTCATCACACTGCACTTCTGGAGGAAATTAGTTTAAATCAGAGCAAGATACCTTTATTGTTAGAACCAGGAAGAATATTTGCTAACCTGGAatgcaaaaatttgaaaaagagggTACCAAGGAAGTATCTAAAATAATTGTTAGCTTCACTCCCTACATAAGGTTTATAGGGGTAAGAAAAGGGCTTATTGTTGTGTCCACATTTGTGTATTTGCATGTGTATCAGCCGCTTggtcagaaaataaacaagggcTCTACAGCATAGTGCTAAGAAGCTCCAGGAAAGCTTTCTCCATCTctactaatttaaaatttaaaagtagcaTTAATAGCTTGTGGCCACTAGATGGCGACCTATGCCTATACTTCTTGGGAATTTTAGGAAGTAGAAGGGAAATTCAGAAAGTAGAAGTCTGCGCTCTTTTAAATCTTTGTCAATTACTgaatttctctgagtctcagctggCTTTTAAATTGTGTCTTGTGGTCTAAGACTGATGTGCTCCCTAGGGGAAAAGAAATACGATTGCAAATGTAGTTTTTGAGGTTCATGGAAAAAAGATACTTTAGAAACTAAGTGGTGGTCATTTGGGAAAGATGAATGTCTGGGAAGGGAATTGAGAAACTGTCTCTTGAGTTGTGGATTAAAGTGGATCTTTTGCTCAGATACCTGGGGGCATCATTGAAGACTCGTGTGTCTTACGCGGGGTCATGATTAATAAGGATGTGACCCATCCACGAATGCGGCGCTATATCAAGAACCCTCGCATCGTGCTGCTGGATTCTTCTCTGGAatacaaaaaaggagaaagccaGGTAAGTTTCTTGGCTCTATTCCTTAAGGTTGATGTGAGAATCTGTTACTGTGGATAAGggaaataaaagatgtttattaCATGCCTACTCTGTGATCATTACATGTAATCTCTGATTCTTACAACAACCCTTGGGAGTAGATGATACtgacttccattttacagaagagggatCTACAGCTCAGGGAAGTTAGGTTTATTGCTTGAGGAACACAGCTGCTGTTGGCCagatcaggatttgaacccagcttaGTGTGGCTTCAATTCCACACACACTATCATGCCACTTTTCCTAATGCATCAGTAGGACATAGAGTAGGAGTTAATTGAGCTTTGAGGTGCCAAAGAAGAATTTCCAGAGGGCAGGAAGCTCAGAAGGCTGTCACCTTtggataaaacaaaataattgaagCTTATCAAACAAAGGTTGGGAATAAGAATCAGTTTATTAAGGAGGAGGGTGTACCTTAGCGGTAGAgagtgtgcttggcatgcacaaggtcctgggttcaatccctagtacctccattggaaaataataaataataaacataagtaaataaaacttaatccccgcccccacaaaaaaaaagacaaaacaaaaaatcaatttattgTTGGGAAGAATTAATACCCTGAATTACCAAGCACACTGGTAGATCAGAGGTAGCATTGAACTGAGTGGCTAGAGACCTTAGCCAGACTCTCCACTAATTGCATTATGACTTTGCTTTCCAGTTGCTCTATAATTAAATGGAGTTAAACTAATGATTGCTAGAGCTAAACTGGCTTATTGAGGTATGGGGCCATGGATTATTCTAATTCATGCTTTCTAGGATACATGagaaggctgaggggagggaacGTAGTAGTTGGGATGACCCTGAAGAGCTTCGTCAGTccaaaatttttaattcagtgtGACTTTTCTTCACTGCACAGACTGACATCGAAATCACGCGAGAAGAAGACTTTACTCGAATCCTCCAGATGGAAGAAGAGTACATTCAGCAGCTCTGTGAGGACATTATCCTGCTGAAGCCGGACGTGGTTATCACAGAAAAGGGCATCTCAGGTAGGATTCTAATCATTTTTCCAGACTACTATTGAAGTAGAAGAGGGTGGGTGTTTTTTGTCCTCCCACATTGTCATAGACTGATCATAATGAACATGTGATGGTTAGGGCACATTGAGGATAAAACCAGTTCAGAACCCAGGGTTTCTGGCTTCCAGCTTGACACTTCTACTCTTTCAGATTTAGCTCAGCACTACCTCATGCGGGCCAATATCACAGCCATCCGCAGAGTCcggaagacagacaataatcgCATTGCTAGGTGAGTAAGCCAGGTAAAAATAAGATTCTTcctatgtgtttctgttttggagcTTCATAATGTAGTCATTGTTACCTGGAAAAGTTTAATATAGGGTACAGTCAAATCAGTTACAGGTGGAGTTAACCTGGGTTTAGCTGTCTGCCCTCTTCAGAAGTTCTCTGTGTAGAGtaacaattatttactgcatgAGTCTCTTCTAAACTGCTCCTAACAAGTAGTGACAGCTTATGGTTAGACATCTGTGGTCACTACCTTGATATAGGGGTCCATTATGGAGTAGTCTGTTTTAACTAGCTCAGTATAGCAGAACCAACAGTTAACTTGATTGGATCCTCAGCTGCTGTTAATGCAACTTTAGATTGCATTTACTATTTCTGCAGGTGTATCTATGTTCATATACCatccattttttaatatttttttaaatagtagatCTACCCTAACATCACATAATATGTCATAGATCCAAATTGAATCTTATGCTTGCTCTGAAATGGCAGTGGGCGTAAATGCATACACTTAGTTGACTCTACATGCCCATATGTGGGGGGAAAGAGTGACAAGTAACGAATTAAtcatacatttatcaaaattggGTCAGATACATACTTACACTCTTTCTTGCTTGACCTTTTCCTTGTCTTTAGTAcagtctttttatttatcttgagaCCTAACTGGGAGTATAGGATGAATTTTGTCTAGAAATGACCACTATGGGGTATATACATGTTAGATATGCATAAGAACTCATTTACCCAAATCTTAGGGTTCCCTAAATACACTTTGAATTAAACTGTATCTGGTTAATAGTAGTTGTCTTAGACAAGCACTATTTCATTTATAAAGCCATATTTAAGGAAATTTCACCTATGTATTTGGAAATCTATTTCACCAGGCAGCCAAGACCTCTTGAGTTAGGTAGAAATGTTACTAGCGACCCACTTTGCCCTTGCCCTTATCCCCTGACACAGACTGTAGGGGCTAGGAAGATGAGTAAAAGTATCTGAAATCATCTGGTCTGCTTCCTGTCCTGCTCCTCCCCGTCTAATCAATAGAGCCTGTGGGGCCCGGATAGTCAGCCGACCAGAGGAACTGAGAGAAGAAGATGTTGGAACAGGAGCAGGCCTATTGGAAATCAAGAAAATTGGAGATGAGTACTTCACATTCATCACTGAGTGCAAAGATCCTAAGGCCTGCACCATTCTCCTCCGAGGGGCCAGCAAAGAGATTCTCTCAGTGAGTCAGCCTTGGAAATGTGACTGAATGATCTaagtctttccatttttaattatggtttaaaaatttaaaaacataaaatttaccaacttaaccatttttaagtgtataattcagcaGTGTTAAGGGTGTTCACATTCTCATGTAACAAATCTTCAGAACTTTATCTCCAAAAACTGACACTGTACCCATTGAACAAGGACTCATCATTTCCCAATTTCCTAGCAACCACCGCTTCCTTATTTTTCAAGTTGAAATTATGAGTATTatgttttttcccctcagtgaAGTTAAGTTAACATATCAAAGGCACATAGCTAGAAAGTAGAGTTTCCACTACACCATGCAGCCTCCTAAAGTACACAGTTAGGACATAGAAGGGTATTGCCGTGAAACACAGTGACAAAGGCCTGGATGGATACAGAGTGACACCTCATTCCCTGGCCTTCTTGCAGTTATAGTTATTGTGGTTTTCCAGGGTAAATAGCGTCTGCCCTGCCCAAAAGGTTCAAAGGACCTTTCTTAGTGGCCCTCTTTGCGGTTTAGCAAACTTCGCAGTCAGGAAGTCCTTTGGTGCCTCTGATTTGTTTCTGAGTCATCAAACTGGTTTTATACTGTTTGCTTTCCCAAGGAAGTAGAACGCAACCTCCAGGATGCCATGCAAGTGTGCCGCAACGTTCTCCTGGACCCTCAGCTGGTGCCAGGGGGTGGGGCTTCTGAGATGGCTGTGGCTCATGCCTTGACAGAAAAATCTAAGGCCATGACTGGTGTGGAACAATGGCCATATCGGGCTGTTGCCCAGGCCCTAGAGGTCATCCCTCGTACCCTTATCCAGAACTGTGGGGCCAGCACCATCCGTCTACTTACCTCCCTTCGGGTGAGTTCCTTTCCAAGCTGTTCTCTTGATGGGGTAGAGAAAGCTGTGTTTGGCCTAAGAGGATGGTTTGTGTCTCTTTCCAGGTTCTCCTTGCACCTTGTTCCCTTAAAATTcttcattcttaatttttgacTTGTTTGCTGTCTTTGCCATTTCCCCTATTCCCTACCTTATCAGTCCAGTATATTTGATTTTTACCTAATGGTCTCTGTCAACTTACTTATTCCTAGTATTTTCCCCTTTAACTATTTATGCTTGTTTCAACTACAGGCCAAGCACACCCAGGAGAATTGTGAGACCTGGGGTGTAAATGGTGAGACAGGTACTTTGGTGGACATGAAAGAACTGGGCATCTGGGAACCGTTGGCTGTAAAACTGCAA includes these proteins:
- the CCT3 gene encoding T-complex protein 1 subunit gamma; translation: MMGHRPVLVLSQNTKRESGRKVQSGNINAAKTIADIIRTCLGPKSMMKMLLDPMGGIVMTNDGNAILREIQVQHPAAKSMIEISRTQDEEVGDGTTSVIILAGEMLSVAEHFLEQQMHPTVVISAYRKALDDMISTLKKISTPVDTSNRDMMLNIINSSITTKVLSRWSSLACNIALDAVKTVQFEENGRKEIDIKKYARVEKIPGGIIEDSCVLRGVMINKDVTHPRMRRYIKNPRIVLLDSSLEYKKGESQTDIEITREEDFTRILQMEEEYIQQLCEDIILLKPDVVITEKGISDLAQHYLMRANITAIRRVRKTDNNRIARACGARIVSRPEELREEDVGTGAGLLEIKKIGDEYFTFITECKDPKACTILLRGASKEILSEVERNLQDAMQVCRNVLLDPQLVPGGGASEMAVAHALTEKSKAMTGVEQWPYRAVAQALEVIPRTLIQNCGASTIRLLTSLRAKHTQENCETWGVNGETGTLVDMKELGIWEPLAVKLQTYKTAVETAVLLLRIDDIVSGHKKKGDDQSRQGGAPDAGQE